Proteins encoded together in one Xenopus laevis strain J_2021 chromosome 6L, Xenopus_laevis_v10.1, whole genome shotgun sequence window:
- the penk.L gene encoding proenkephalin-A-B preproprotein (The RefSeq protein has 1 substitution compared to this genomic sequence): MEFMGLEARHCCLFLLVFASLSVAIRADCSKDCASCALRLGQQTEINSLACTLECEGKLPSAKAWGTCKELLQLTKLDGVQDGEKYQDNNDSHYIAKKYGGFMKRYGGFMKKMDELYHAEPEEDDAGGEILAKKYGGFMKKEYDSNRDASDLLRELLATSGDPESAIYHDNNSETPGEMNKRYGGFMRGYRRSTDLEDKTRGIQKRYGGFMRRVGRPEWWQDYQKRYGGFMRRFTDSFLPSDEDGESYSKENPDMEKRYGGFMRF, translated from the exons ATGGAA TTCATGGGGTTGGAAGCCAGGCACTGCTGTTTGTTCCTTCTGGTGTTCGCTTCTCTGTCGGTGGCAATCCGGGCTGACTGCTCTAAGGACTGTGCTTCTTGCGCGCTTCGTTTGGGACAACAGACTGAAATAAATTCCCTG GCATGTACATTAGAATGTGAAGGGAAATTGCCATCTGCAAAAGCATGGGGAACCTGCAAAGAGCTTTTACAACTGACCAAATTGGACGGTGTTCAAGATGGAGAAAAATATCAAGACAATAACGATAGTCACTACATTGCCAAAAAGTATGGAGGATTTATGAAAAGATATGGTGGCTTCATGAAGAAAATGGATGAACTGTACCATGCTGAACCTGAAGAAGATGATGCAGGAGGTGAGATACTGGCAAAGAAGTATGGTGGCTTTATGAAGAAAGAATACGATAGCAATCGCGATGCATCTGATCTTCTTAGGGAGCTCTTAGCTACCAGTGGGGATCCTGAAAGTGCAATTTACCATGACAACAACAGTGAAACACCAGGTGAAATGAACAAGAGATATGGAGGCTTCATGAGAGGTTACAGAAGAAGCACAGATCTGGAAGATGAAACAAGGGGAATTCAGAAAAGATATGGTGGCTTCATGAGAAGAGTAGGTAGACCAGAATGGTGGCAGGACTACCAAAAGAGATATGGTGGATTCATGAGGCGCTTCACTGATTCCTTTCTTCCTTCAGATGAGGATGGAGAAAGTTATTCCAAAGAAAACCCAGACATGGAGAAAAGATATGGGGGATTTATGCGGTTTTAA